One stretch of Labrenzia sp. CE80 DNA includes these proteins:
- a CDS encoding TRAP transporter large permease, with product MIFLVALLAVSLLIAGFEMFLVLGIPALATKTIFYSALPDLAFIQKTLGGINHTTLLAIPFFIFAAQLMGSGQIANRLTGLVKSLLGHKSGGMGYTVIGGSMAFGSVSGSAPATVAAMGRMVYPQMRAAGFSEKFSLGLLVASAETALLIPPSITFIVYGWMTGSSISKLFAGGLAVGLVLGLAFAFLVKLEASRTGVKSFQKTTGREKLQAVRDAGWSLGMPAIILGGIYGGFFTPTEAAAVSVVYAIVVEAFVYKNLGFAKLVELTERAAISTATIFILLAMGGVLSFFVTLAQVPTHISDFMTAMDVGPIEFLLAVNVCFLIAGMFIDPNSALLILVPPLFPVATALGIDPIHFGMIVTLNIGMGMITPPFGLDIFVASSTLNKPVMSIIKGVWPFVVANIIVLMIITYVPSISLFIPNLIFGR from the coding sequence TTGATCTTCCTTGTCGCACTTCTTGCAGTGTCCCTGCTGATTGCTGGCTTTGAAATGTTTTTGGTTCTGGGCATTCCAGCGCTTGCGACCAAAACCATATTCTACAGCGCATTGCCCGACCTTGCCTTCATTCAAAAGACGCTTGGCGGCATCAACCATACGACCCTTTTGGCGATTCCCTTCTTTATTTTTGCAGCCCAACTCATGGGATCTGGCCAAATCGCGAATAGGCTGACCGGGCTGGTAAAGTCGCTTTTGGGCCATAAGAGCGGAGGAATGGGATACACGGTGATTGGCGGATCGATGGCATTTGGCTCTGTATCCGGTTCCGCACCAGCGACAGTCGCAGCCATGGGACGAATGGTTTATCCGCAAATGCGCGCGGCCGGATTTTCGGAGAAATTCAGCCTTGGCCTGCTGGTGGCCAGCGCCGAAACAGCGCTGCTTATCCCACCCTCGATCACGTTCATCGTCTACGGCTGGATGACGGGTTCCTCGATCTCCAAATTGTTTGCGGGAGGTCTGGCTGTCGGCCTGGTCCTGGGCCTGGCTTTCGCTTTTCTGGTAAAGCTTGAGGCCTCACGAACCGGTGTGAAATCGTTCCAGAAGACAACAGGGCGAGAAAAGCTTCAGGCAGTGCGCGATGCAGGATGGTCTCTCGGCATGCCTGCCATCATCTTGGGCGGCATTTACGGAGGTTTCTTTACGCCAACGGAAGCTGCGGCTGTCAGCGTGGTTTATGCCATCGTGGTCGAGGCATTCGTCTACAAAAACCTTGGTTTTGCAAAACTCGTTGAGCTAACAGAACGGGCAGCTATTTCAACGGCGACGATCTTCATCCTGCTTGCAATGGGGGGCGTGTTGTCCTTCTTCGTCACCCTTGCACAAGTTCCCACTCACATCAGCGACTTTATGACAGCGATGGATGTTGGCCCGATCGAGTTCCTACTCGCTGTCAATGTCTGCTTTTTGATCGCAGGAATGTTCATCGATCCCAACTCCGCCTTGCTGATCCTCGTGCCGCCGCTCTTTCCTGTGGCAACCGCGCTGGGAATCGATCCGATTCATTTCGGCATGATCGTGACCCTCAACATCGGCATGGGAATGATAACGCCACCGTTCGGACTGGATATATTCGTAGCGTCTTCAACGTTGAACAAACCAGTGATGAGCATCATCAAAGGTGTTTGGCCGTTCGTTGTCGCGAACATCATCGTGTTGATGATCATCACTTATGTTCCGTCCATCTCCCTCTTCATTCCGAACCTTATTTTCGGCCGATAG
- a CDS encoding dihydroorotate dehydrogenase electron transfer subunit has translation MNISALQTHPKFGQPHSIHEVECAIKSNQPVNDEYRLLILDAPSELLDCEPGQFFHLLCPLTRNQQPYLRRPMSIYGYYPDKGELHFLYKVAGEGTAAIGTLGTGDKLNVLGPLGRGFDILPDWRNLLLVARGVGLATLAPLALEARRLDRKLTAICSARSEHFLLSLDYFRNLGVNVIPLTDETATSDINNMRAIIEKLLAEDGIDAMYTCGSNRILKLLQSIGKAHDIPGQIALEQQMACGIGMCQCCVRAFRRDGDVVNERVCKEGPVFDLQEAIGC, from the coding sequence GTGAACATTTCAGCTTTGCAGACGCACCCCAAATTCGGACAGCCGCACTCAATTCACGAAGTCGAATGCGCGATAAAGAGCAATCAGCCGGTCAACGATGAGTATCGTTTGCTGATCCTTGACGCTCCTTCGGAACTGCTTGACTGCGAACCCGGTCAATTCTTCCATCTCCTCTGCCCGCTGACCCGTAACCAGCAGCCATATCTCCGCCGACCAATGAGCATCTATGGCTATTATCCAGACAAGGGCGAACTGCACTTTCTCTATAAAGTCGCAGGCGAAGGCACAGCAGCGATTGGCACGCTTGGCACAGGAGACAAGCTCAATGTGCTAGGACCGCTGGGACGCGGTTTTGACATATTGCCCGACTGGCGAAACCTTCTGCTTGTCGCACGTGGAGTCGGGTTGGCAACGCTTGCCCCGCTGGCGCTGGAAGCACGCCGCCTTGATCGAAAACTGACCGCGATTTGCAGCGCGCGCTCGGAGCATTTTTTACTTTCTCTGGATTACTTCAGAAACCTCGGTGTCAACGTCATCCCCTTGACTGATGAAACAGCAACGTCAGACATCAACAACATGCGGGCAATCATAGAAAAGCTTCTCGCTGAAGACGGCATTGACGCCATGTACACCTGCGGTTCGAACCGCATCTTGAAGCTGCTTCAGTCCATCGGAAAAGCCCATGACATTCCCGGTCAAATTGCTCTTGAACAACAGATGGCCTGCGGCATTGGAATGTGTCAGTGCTGCGTTCGCGCCTTCCGCCGAGATGGTGACGTCGTCAACGAACGTGTCTGCAAAGAGGGCCCAGTATTCGATCTCCAGGAGGCCATCGGATGCTAG
- a CDS encoding dihydroorotate dehydrogenase, with amino-acid sequence MLDLTTQIGSLTLKNPIMPASGTFSEDLAQVFDLGALGAHVTKTVTREKRSGNPTPRVCEVRGSMLNSIGIPSKGIEAFKAAVIPFYARYDAPLVVSISAGSTDEFATLCEEVSVPGVAAVEVNISCPNIEEDGKAFAMRPSTTEAVMRKLRDATDLPLWAKLTPNTGETTEVAKAAAETGADALVVSNTLLAMAIDIKTRRPKLGNLMGGLSGPAFKPIALRMAYQCAKSVEIPVIGCGGISSVEDVIEYLIAGCAAVQVGTATFIEPAIMVRMIDELNTYLQSQGLSSVAELVGSIEDEQASDGLIFMEAAP; translated from the coding sequence ATGCTAGATCTTACAACACAAATTGGCTCGTTGACGCTCAAAAACCCGATCATGCCGGCGTCTGGAACCTTTTCCGAAGATCTTGCTCAGGTCTTTGATTTAGGCGCTCTGGGCGCACACGTCACAAAAACGGTGACACGCGAGAAACGCAGTGGAAATCCAACGCCGCGTGTGTGCGAAGTCCGTGGTTCGATGCTCAATTCCATCGGAATTCCGAGCAAGGGCATTGAAGCCTTCAAAGCTGCGGTCATCCCTTTTTATGCAAGGTATGATGCTCCCTTGGTGGTGAGCATTTCTGCAGGCAGTACCGATGAATTTGCAACGCTATGCGAGGAAGTCAGCGTGCCAGGTGTGGCAGCTGTCGAAGTAAACATTTCTTGCCCGAACATCGAGGAGGACGGCAAGGCTTTCGCCATGCGTCCTTCGACAACTGAAGCGGTGATGCGAAAGCTGCGTGATGCGACAGACCTTCCACTTTGGGCAAAGCTAACACCCAATACAGGCGAAACAACTGAAGTGGCGAAAGCTGCCGCTGAGACGGGAGCAGATGCCCTGGTCGTCTCCAACACCCTTCTTGCGATGGCAATCGACATCAAAACCCGGCGGCCAAAGTTAGGGAATTTGATGGGCGGGCTTTCAGGTCCTGCTTTCAAGCCGATTGCGCTGCGCATGGCCTATCAATGCGCCAAGTCGGTTGAGATTCCCGTAATTGGGTGCGGTGGGATCTCGAGCGTTGAAGACGTGATCGAATATCTTATCGCCGGATGTGCAGCTGTTCAGGTCGGAACCGCAACGTTCATTGAGCCCGCAATCATGGTGAGAATGATTGATGAGCTGAACACGTACTTGCAGAGTCAAGGTCTTTCGAGCGTCGCCGAGCTTGTAGGGTCCATCGAAGACGAACAGGCATCTGATGGTCTGATCTTTATGGAAGCGGCTCCATGA
- a CDS encoding Zn-dependent hydrolase — protein sequence MSISYATFDAAKTAARLFDDVAAFSADTAGVSRPAFSPTETQTLQYLENYARGQGLCVNYDAGKNAVFSLPEDADANKFILVGSHVDSVPNGGNYDGLAGVVAGLLCLARAKNEGIGFAKPVKVIALRAEESAWFGPCYIASKALLGQLADSELSAVHQGDGRNLGAHMSEIGINMNRVRQHKPLMDPDNIERYIELHIEQGPLLIEKNLPAAVVSGIRGNIRYKKIRCVGEAGHSGAVPRAYRKDPVLAMADLLTRLDESWLAILQKGEDLVLTSGMVSTDPAKHALTRIPDQVDFSLDFRSQSADALEAMRDLLRDEIRSVERERGVKFELDPELYTAPALCDEKMVDALSNSMAKVNLKPFSMPSGGGHDAAVFANAGIPSAMVFVRNRNGSHNPDEVMEIPDLIAGTNIIFEYLIEAAL from the coding sequence ATGAGCATTTCATACGCTACCTTTGACGCGGCCAAGACAGCGGCGCGCCTATTCGATGACGTTGCGGCGTTTTCTGCCGACACTGCGGGCGTCAGCCGTCCGGCATTTTCACCGACAGAAACACAGACACTTCAGTATCTGGAGAACTATGCGCGCGGACAGGGGCTTTGCGTAAACTACGACGCCGGGAAAAATGCGGTTTTCTCCCTGCCAGAAGATGCAGATGCCAACAAATTCATTCTTGTCGGATCGCATGTGGACAGCGTTCCAAATGGTGGAAATTACGACGGCCTGGCGGGTGTTGTTGCCGGCTTGCTGTGTCTTGCACGGGCAAAAAACGAGGGCATTGGATTTGCCAAGCCCGTCAAAGTCATTGCGCTGCGGGCAGAGGAAAGCGCCTGGTTCGGTCCTTGCTACATCGCCTCCAAGGCGCTCCTCGGCCAGCTTGCTGATAGCGAACTCAGCGCTGTTCACCAAGGCGACGGCCGCAACCTTGGCGCTCATATGTCAGAGATTGGCATCAACATGAACCGCGTCCGTCAGCACAAACCGTTGATGGATCCCGACAACATAGAGCGCTATATTGAACTCCACATTGAGCAAGGCCCTCTTCTGATCGAGAAAAACCTGCCTGCAGCCGTTGTTTCAGGTATTCGGGGCAACATACGCTACAAAAAAATCCGCTGCGTTGGGGAAGCTGGACATTCCGGCGCGGTTCCTCGCGCCTATCGCAAAGACCCCGTTCTGGCGATGGCAGACCTTCTCACACGATTGGATGAAAGCTGGCTGGCGATTTTGCAGAAGGGCGAAGACCTTGTGCTCACCAGTGGAATGGTCAGCACTGATCCTGCGAAGCATGCCTTGACGCGGATCCCAGACCAGGTCGATTTCAGTCTGGATTTTCGCAGTCAAAGTGCTGATGCCCTAGAGGCGATGCGCGACCTGCTGAGAGACGAAATCAGATCCGTTGAGCGGGAACGTGGCGTAAAATTTGAACTGGACCCCGAGCTATACACCGCTCCAGCACTTTGCGACGAAAAGATGGTTGATGCGCTTTCCAACTCGATGGCGAAGGTCAATCTCAAGCCTTTCAGCATGCCATCGGGTGGCGGTCATGACGCGGCTGTTTTTGCCAATGCGGGTATTCCCTCAGCAATGGTGTTTGTCCGGAATCGAAATGGTTCACACAACCCCGACGAAGTGATGGAAATTCCAGATCTAATAGCCGGAACCAACATAATATTCGAATATTTGATCGAGGCAGCCCTATGA
- the pyrC gene encoding dihydroorotase yields the protein MSVSQFTIRQPDDWHLHLRDHDMLRAVIGHSSANFARAIIMPNLVPPVVNIDQAEAYRRRILDSLPRGHQFEPLMTLYLTEETKIEDVDTGARTGLIKALKLYPAGATTNSDSGVRNFDKVMPVLEQMADIGLPLLVHGEVTSHEVDIFDREVVFIERVLDPIRKKIPSLRVVMEHVTTSNAVDYVSSEGGNIAATITTHHLIINRNAYLVGGIKPHFYCLPVAKREEHRLALRTAATSGNPKFFLGTDSAPHPDSAKISECGCAGIYTSINTLNCLAHVFEEDDALDQLEAFASLNGPAFYGLPVNQNWVTFKKSQEPIAFPKQFSVQNEHVTVFDPGFPLYWQHEPANESEISSDDAVPRMRQ from the coding sequence ATGAGTGTTTCCCAGTTCACTATCCGTCAGCCGGATGATTGGCACCTGCATTTGCGAGATCATGACATGCTTCGGGCGGTGATCGGACATTCGAGTGCGAATTTTGCGCGCGCGATCATCATGCCCAACCTTGTACCACCAGTCGTCAATATCGATCAGGCAGAAGCCTACCGGCGGCGCATCCTGGATAGTCTTCCTAGAGGTCACCAGTTCGAACCGCTGATGACGCTGTATCTTACTGAAGAAACTAAGATCGAAGATGTCGATACAGGTGCCAGAACAGGTCTGATCAAAGCGCTCAAGCTTTATCCGGCAGGCGCAACGACCAATTCGGACAGCGGCGTTAGGAACTTCGACAAGGTGATGCCTGTTCTCGAGCAAATGGCCGACATCGGCCTGCCTCTGCTTGTTCATGGTGAAGTCACAAGTCACGAGGTCGATATATTTGATCGGGAAGTCGTGTTTATTGAACGCGTACTAGACCCTATTCGAAAGAAAATACCCAGCCTGCGTGTGGTGATGGAACATGTGACGACTTCGAACGCTGTCGACTACGTTTCCTCCGAGGGCGGCAACATCGCCGCAACGATCACGACCCACCACTTGATCATCAATCGAAACGCCTATCTTGTAGGCGGGATCAAGCCACACTTCTATTGCCTGCCCGTGGCGAAACGAGAAGAGCACCGCCTGGCTCTAAGGACGGCTGCAACATCCGGAAATCCGAAGTTTTTCCTTGGAACGGATTCTGCGCCTCATCCTGACAGCGCCAAAATTTCCGAGTGCGGATGTGCTGGGATATATACATCCATCAATACATTGAACTGTCTTGCCCATGTCTTCGAAGAGGACGATGCCCTAGACCAGCTTGAGGCCTTTGCTTCGCTGAACGGCCCGGCATTTTATGGGCTGCCCGTGAACCAAAATTGGGTGACCTTCAAGAAATCCCAAGAACCGATCGCATTCCCCAAACAGTTTTCCGTTCAAAACGAACATGTGACGGTCTTCGATCCCGGGTTTCCCTTGTACTGGCAACACGAGCCAGCCAACGAGAGCGAGATTTCATCAGACGATGCCGTACCAAGGATGAGGCAATGA
- a CDS encoding orotate phosphoribosyltransferase, producing MIPSSFPDRAHISELTAKMLLEIDAVHFRTDKPYMFTSGLASPVYIDCRKLISYPRIRNTLMDFAAGVVMQDIGFEQIDSVTGGETAGIPFAAWLADKLNLPMHYVRKKPKGFGRDAQIEGNSIDGKRVLLVEDLTTDGGSKIKFCEAIRKAGAEITDTIVVFYYDIFPDALENLEEIGLNLHYLATWRDVLAVCKKQNYFDPETLEQVESFLNDPLAWSGANGGVTEISGLKKKD from the coding sequence ATGATTCCCAGTTCTTTCCCAGACCGCGCACATATCTCTGAATTGACAGCTAAAATGCTGCTTGAGATCGATGCGGTTCACTTTCGCACAGACAAGCCCTACATGTTCACATCTGGACTGGCGAGCCCTGTCTACATCGATTGCCGCAAGCTCATTTCTTACCCGCGCATTCGCAACACTCTGATGGACTTCGCAGCCGGCGTCGTCATGCAGGATATTGGGTTTGAGCAGATTGACAGCGTTACAGGCGGCGAGACGGCCGGCATTCCTTTTGCCGCTTGGCTTGCGGATAAATTGAACCTTCCGATGCATTATGTTCGCAAAAAACCAAAGGGGTTCGGGCGAGATGCGCAAATTGAAGGCAACTCGATCGACGGTAAGCGGGTTCTTCTTGTAGAGGATTTGACTACCGACGGTGGCAGCAAGATCAAGTTCTGCGAAGCGATCCGCAAAGCCGGAGCAGAGATCACAGATACCATTGTCGTTTTCTACTATGACATCTTTCCAGATGCCCTGGAGAACCTCGAGGAAATCGGCCTTAACCTTCACTATTTGGCCACTTGGCGGGATGTTCTTGCCGTCTGCAAGAAGCAAAATTACTTCGATCCGGAAACGTTAGAACAGGTTGAGAGTTTTCTAAATGATCCTCTTGCTTGGTCTGGAGCCAATGGCGGCGTGACTGAAATATCGGGCCTCAAGAAAAAGGACTAA